GAATATTAAGCTCTAATGTTTACTTTGCAATCGATTTAGGGGGCAGCTATTTATCTGCATTTTCGATCTGAATCTAATCAAATCGACGACCCTTGCACGGTGACTGGCAAATCAGCGGCTATCTGAAACGGCCATACTCTTTGTTAACAAATCTGATGTTCTGACCATTCCAAACGTCGACATTTTTTACGTGTGCGGCGatatcataataaaaattttattgagTAAGTTGAGCGGTGCCAGCAGAGGCAGAGGCAGCAACAAccattgcaaaaaaaatacaaaaactgCGAAGGCGGCGAACCACCTTTATTAACTTAttctgtgcgtgtgtgtgtatagcAGCTGCGGCAAATGCCggttcacacacacacacgcatatcGACTTTCGTTCTGCGCTGGCTGCGCAGCCGACGCCGCTGCCACCGCGAGCTTTGTTCTCGTCGAACTTTTCGGTTCTCGTATTTCTCGACGAGCAGGCAACGCGCACGGACGTGACGTTCTCCGAATTTCAGGGGAACTTGGACCTCGAGTAGTTTTAGAAAGTTAATGCCCAGCAGCTGCGAATCGCAAAGAACCCAATCAAATCGTTAAATACTACCTACCAATCGATCTCGTTTGCCTTATGAAGTAGAAGAAAAGTGGTGGTCGTTAAGTGTTATAGTTTCCAACGCAAGTgcaatttttaaatcaattttttacGTTGTGTGTACGTTACAACTAAAGACTGACAGCTCTAATATATCGGGAAGCCGAAAATAAGTTTATTTCCGGCGAGCTGACACAAGCAGAGGTAGGAAGTGCGAAGAATTAGTGAATTAGTAAAGCTGaatgtacatgtatgtatagcCCGAATACGACATAACAGCCTAGGTCAATATTGTTTAAAGTGGCGTGTGAATGTGCGCAGAGATAACAACAACGATTGTTAGTTGCTCAGCAGATAATAAACACACagaaacacacatacacgcacatCGGACCACACACTCGTGACTAGAACATATTCACGGAAATCgggaaagaaaaacaatagcaAAAGCAATAGCAACATCAGTGCAAGAGAGCAGCACAATTCTAAacttgaaaataataattttataatatcaaAGCGCGAAGGTTGTCGACGAGTGGCTCGCCCGAAGAGAGCCGAGTGAAACCGAGCGCGCACCCGAATGCCGAAAATCAAGTATACGTCGCTACGATCGCTTGCTCACCGCCTTTCAGTGCTACTCAGCTACcatcaacaataacaaaaataatagcacTGCTAAACGGAAAACAGAAACGTTCCTCTTCTAACGGTCTCACTGAGTTTTGTAAATTGGTCATTGGCTAGTGCGAAAaggagagacagagagagaacCAGAGAACTGTCGCAGCGATTGCGATTACGGTTACGCGGCGCagtgaaaaagtgaaaaagtttAGGCGGAAAACACTTGCCTCTGGTCGATTTGCGCGTTTGGACGCGCGACTCCCTCAGAACTtgaaaaataaaggaaaaatcgGCAATTAAGCAAAAAAGTGATCACACATCAAGAAGCCAACTTGGATTACGATTTGCGGTCGAGAAGGACTTATAAACTGAATTCTCCGGACTTTATAGAACAATTTTATGGTGAGTTCTTTGCATaagaacatttaaaatatatttaaaattttgtaatatttattcaCATGTAAAAAAAGACATCatgatttttttcattttttctggAATTCTATTGTTCAACATTTTAACGACTTCTCCTAAAAATGTCCCGCAATTTACGTCAAACCTAATATGGCACGACAATGATAAGCCCCGAAAAAGTATCACAACAGATCTATAAATACGCAATCAATACAAaaaatcactcatacgccccatGATGCACTCGTTTAATTTCCTATTGCCATTTCACCCATTACCGCAATGCAGTATCTATTGGCACATCGAAAAAAGTCCCTAAAAACATACCTCCACAGCTACTTTACCAGCTGTTTCATGGTGACTCAAAGCTCAATTAGCTTAAGAATCGACCTTTTGAGTCATCATGACAATAGGCTAATATAAATCGTTCTAGGTATTCGCCACTTTTGGTAATGGCTCTATCGATCCTCAAGAGGGGTTTCCTAAGCATTGGGTGACTCATGTGCTGGTGAGTCACTTATTTGGGGTCTTAACACTTGACAGGATCATGCCATCAAATTGTGATAGCAAAACCATATGAACAGGTGATCTGTTTACCAGAAGCGCCATAGAAAGGGAAAGCCTTGACAATTCGATTACATACCGAATCTAATGATGATTTGGGCTTTAACCGGAGCATTAGGCAAATAACCATGACACTTTAAGTACTTTGACGATAATCTGTATCCGAAATTCAGATCCATAGCTTTGTTCAGAAATtacataaatttgattttatcaCACTTTTTATCAAATCATTTGCCAATTTTGTGTCCGAAGGTCAGTGCCAACGTCGGGCGAAAGTAGAAATAAACGAGCACCAAGAATCGAAAATGGGCACCAACGAGCAggttgctaaaaaaaaattcattgcTGTCTTAATCTGGGAGAATTGATATTGAGGTATTTATGTTCACAGGAAATTGTCGTCGCATAgggcacaaaaacaaaaataccgATTATAAAGCAAGAGAAAAACACAATAAGTTAATGCTGGTATCGCTATCGCGGGCATTACTAAGCTGATTTTGATAcgtctttctttctttcttttcggGCCGCACTCACTCAAGTTGTCGTAGCTGCGTTCATTCACGTTCCACCTGTTGGCACtcattgggattgggattgggctGGGCAACCCGAACTCTTATCTAATCACTTTGGCGATATTCAAATGTACTGCTGTATGTGGGAGCAGCTGCTTTATGAATGGTGCCGTGCTCAGATTGTatgctgctggtgctggtgctggggATGCCAAGATATATGACCGATATGCGAACGAACTGCCCGATTATAGAGCTTATTAAATATGAACgatttggccataaaaaagttGGAAGGCGGAAATGCTAACTAGTGATAGTGATAGTGTTGGTCGATGGAGCGGGCGTAGTACAATCGAATGGTAACCATTTTCAATCTTTTGAAGTACTGTCTGCATCtatcaatattttaaaagcatttttgtattcaTTATTAAAGTATCACATTTTCAAACTTCAATTCTAGGCATATCAAGTTTGCTCTTTCTAATCGTATCGTTTTGTATCTTTGCACCTGATTgtattttgcaattattcTTAGCACTTTTAACTTGGCACCTTGGCAATAAACCAAATAAGCGATATTTATAActggaatttatttttagagcAGTGCGAAGCAACAATGTCGGTCGGTTGTTTCTGGTCATAAATGTGAAAACTGTGATCAAATATCAGCGAAAGCGAAAAGCACAAACGAAGCGAAGGCCTTATCAGGCATTCTCCGATTTCATGCAGGCTATATAGCATTTCGCTATATACTCTCCATATTTTCTGCCACATTTTGGGGCGATGACCAAGTCACATGGCGAAACCCTCGATTTTTCGACTGATTGGGGGACCTACCCTTTGCCTACCCCATTGAGTTTTATGTTGGAACGCGGCAGCAACAATTAGGGAGACTTTTGTTGctctgtatttgtatctgtatctgtatcgtTGGCAGATACACACAACGCACTGGCTCGAGTTGAGATATTCTAACGCAAATGGCGAATAAAGCGAAAAAAGCCGGTTCGCAGACATGCGTAAAACCTGCGCCTCTGTATGCGTTCAcgcgtatctgtgtgtgctGCCAAAAATTTCTGTATCTCTTAGGCACCCCCATGGCTCCCCGTGCCCCCTACCCTGCCTATCCTATCAAATTCGCCATATTTTCGTGAATTTCGTTACTGGTGCCGTTTTGGAAGTTCTTTAGAAGCGTTGTTGCTGCTATCGCTTGTTTGTTTATCAAGTTCGAGtgatgtatatacatacatacatacatatatgtatgcatatatttaGGATGTCCGACCGCTCGCCCAACCCCCTCTCGCCCATCCAATTGTTGCTCTTTTGAtacttttataaataaaaaatgttgacCTTGGTTAACAAATTTTATAGCAGTTTCTTGTGTCTTGTTTCTAATTGCCGGTTCTGCCAATATACGCCATACACACAAAAAGTTTTCTATGGTCAGTGTTTTGTGAATTTCGTTATTCAAATGTACTACTCAAGTTTTTGGGAACTTATTTGATATTAAGAAGGGTACACGTGTCAAAAAACCCCTTGATAAGGCTCTTTTAAGTTGGAAGCACAGCTGTGAATGATTCCTagattattgttatctattaagaaagcaaataatattttatgatgaCCATTCTCCGAATTTAACTATTCATTAGAAAGATTTCATCAGTTGGcgaaattctttaaattttataagtAGTGTTTGCATCTGATTAAATTGTGCCTAAAATTTAATGAAGAAATCTAAAACATTCTTCAAAATTCAGAAGTTCAGATTAATAATTTTGCGAAATTCCGAAACAATGGCTCGTGattaaagtaaatttattGCCATCTCACTCTGACTTTTGCAAATGTATTTTAAGTTGAGCAATGATTATTCAATGTTCTTCATAAAAACGTTAAATTATTGTGGCCACATTATGCTTGTATGCGTGTGGCACACAGATACGCAAATTTGTATATAAGCGCGGTGCACAATACATTAACAATGCGCCCtcgttgcagctgcagctgtgTGCATTTGAAGGCGAATTgcacgagtgtgtgtgcgcaaAATACAGcagcaaaaatgtttgccaagtTCAAGGACAAGACTGCAGCGTCGCGTCGTCAGCTTTTGACGCTGCTCGTTGGCTGTACACGCCAACGTTGAGCGCTTTCGTACCGAGTGCTCACTGTACCGAGCTTCATTTGAAGGCCAGTTGCGCTTCTGCGAAATTCAAGTTCAAGGTATCGAAAGTGGTCAGTATTATGTGAATATTTCATAACAATGTAGTTTATCAAGAGAAGCTAGCTTAGTTCAATAAAGTGCATTCGAAAACAGGGCTACATTTCTAACAAGTACTTGGCATCACTTTTGTGGTTCATGGCAATCAACCTGTCAAACttgtttttgccaaaaaaaaaataacacacacatactcaaACTCCTTCTGCAATGTTCAATGCAAGATACGCACCACTCGTTTGGAATCTTCCGCTGAGTAACTGGCGTAGACTATAAATTGATGTTTGATGTTCGCGTATCGAGATCACTTAAACTCGACCAGTTCTGGCAACACACCCCCGGAATGATGGGCCCTTCGATTTCGTTAGTCAGAGTGTTATCCGTAATGCCGGAAGCTTACGGGGTTAACTCGTTTGCCCTCCCCTAATGCAGCTCCAAAAATATCGAAAGCTTCGGCACTCccccaaaaagcaaaaagttcAACCGAATGTGTGTGCCTGGTTATTTTTAAGGTGGTGCCGTAAAAACCGTGTTTCAATTTGGTTCCAGAACAAAAGGAACGAGTATGTAAAGTGAATTCAATCCCCTTTTCGGACAAAGAACACAAAATTCGGCACGTAAAGGCGGCACTTGTGCATGCCGCCCCTTTGTTGCTTCTTTTTTGGGATCTGTACTCGTATTATTTATCGTACTTATTTCGGGGTTTTCACAAAACATTATGGCTTGACTGTGGTTGCCCAGCGCCGATCGCATCTgtgtctgtatctgtatctgcatctgtatctgtatctggatcCGAATCCCCGCCCCCCAAAAGGCAGTGTTTTTTGGGGCTTCTTGCGGCACCAAGACACTCGTACGTATTTTTTGGATCTCTTTTCTCTACACTTTTCGAAAAAATATCGCTGTGAGCTTTTTTCGTAGTTCGTTAACCCTTGGCTGGATTGAGGTTGCTTCGTCGCCAGCGACGTTGTTTGCCGCTGATGGCAGCGTTTTATCGAGCAGAGTTAAAGCTGAAGCGGAACTGCGTTGGGCAATTCTGTAGCTGCAGTTAAACCAGTTTTTAAGGGGTTTCCTTCTTCTGACCCTTGTCtaataaaatatgcataattaTTTCCAATTTTAAACCATACCTTCAAAATTTaactaaatccttcaaaaaagtatgcaatgcaaAGTTACCTAGAccttgcacacacacacacagttatAGAAAAAGTTCGCCTGCAACGCCAACTGCAGCGTCGACGCAGGCAGCGCGTTCGCAGAACTCGAATTCGACTGCACTCTCACACTCGCGACATTGTCATTGTGTGCGCCGTGCCGACTCGCCTCACACTCTCGCTGTTGTCTTGAACTTGAACTACACGTGGAGGGCGTGCATGGGTTTTCGACTCGCTCGTcgggcagcagcaacacggGCTGCCGTAAGGAGGTCGTGCGCGAGTTTTCGACAGCCTCACAATCAATGCGCGTGTTGGCtcgctcttcttcttcttcctctcACCCCACTCTCTTGCTGTCGCTCTCTGCAATGAGTAAGCAATGTTGTTTGCGGTGACTGTtgcagtggcagcaacaacaaaaacaacaacgccCAGTGGGTGGGCGGGGTGTTGGTTGGATGGGCCAAACGAAAGGGAAGGTTTCCTGGCTGCGCCATTTCTTAATTCTGTATTTCTGAATTGTATGTACATCAGTACATATGAATGCTTGTACGTGCATATTGAGATATGTATACAGATGttgaaaaagtgaaaacacGTCATTGGACTATGGGGAATTTGATCTTATTTGTTAGCAAAAATGTGTTATTAAAAACgttgaaaatttgaaaatttgtttcttaacggattttaaaatgtttacgAGATATTTATTTGCGACAACAAATTCGAATTCCCTATAGTGCATTGTGCTTCTGAATTTATGTACACACATATGAATGTATTCGTATTGTAGAATATAATTCTGGTATTCAATTTCGCCAACTAGCGCAAGCTGACTTGGGAATATTACGCCACATTTTCCAGCTTAGCGATTATGAAGCTCCCCCCGACACCATTCTTTGTACATCAACCCTTGCGACTATAGTATGCGTTCTCGCTCATCGTAACTGTAATACTCGCTGCCTGCCTGAGTGCGTGTCTTTGCTTTTTGACCTAGGCCAACCCAACCACTTCGCCCACGCAATTTGTGCGTGGCAGCGGCGACGCACACTGCGGCAGAGGCGTCGACAGAGCGGCGGCAGAGCAGCAGCTGCGCAGCCTAAGCTCAGACTTCGTGTCTAGACCTTCGCTATATAAATACAACACCAAAGTAGAATGCTAAAATTTCTAAATCTGGCATATTTCGTTCAGTCGTTCGTACAGCTCTCGTTCTCTCATGTTTCATATGCAAAGATTCTATAGTAAACTGACtttgttttcaaaaatatataacaagTACACGTTTTCAAAAAagaatatctatatattttaaaacatttagtATGTTCATAATTTGAGCCTTAATAGTCGAAGGTTAATAATTGTGCTTTAGACTGGAATTTTCAATCCTTCCGGCCATATTCCCCACCATGGAATTTCCAGTCACTCCAATTTCATTCGCTTAATTTCAATATCTTATCGCTGTTGATAGTTCTCGTTTGATAAGTCTGCCTAGAGCCCTAACTTTAGCGTACAATTTCATTGAGGGACATCCTATGAATTGAAAAACGGCGAACGTGTCGTGTTATATTGCCTTATCTTATCGGGGCTCATCGAACCTTAGCTAGAATATGTATGTGAAATGTTAACGCGATCCTCCGGTTGGAATAGATACTCTCGACGGGAGCAGaagtaattttataaaaaaatccGATTCGAGGGGGGAAGCGAAGTGAAAAGCTTACAATTTGCTTATATTTAAGTGTTCAATGACCCCATCAAAAGTCCACAAAGAAGACACCAAAAAGCAACACCGAATCCAAACCAACTCAAtttatgtatctgtatctctgcGTATGTATCTCCACGTGTAAAATAGCTATGCATGTGTAAATAGGGTGTATTTTTGGAAGTGAACCGAagtgaatttaattataattttaatataaatacttcttttagtttagtttagtttcgTTTGAGCGTTTCACGTTCAATCTGGTATCTGTTTGTATCTAGCTTTCATACTGACCGCCAAGCAACTTTACTGATCTATCCAAACACGGCGATCACTTCCATTAAAGACCAGTTTTAAGTCGCTTTATTTCAGAGCTATCCCAACAAAATAACGGCACTTTAACTTTTCCGAACCGCAGCTGAATCCCCTCCCCTCGTTTTTCCCATTCTAGCTGCCCCCCGTTTTGGGAAGCAACTCATAAGAGATAATTGTGTCTTTCCCCCTCAAAAAATATTGTGTCGTTCATACCTTCAGAAACTTTTTGGTCGGGCAACCCAAAAGAGCACGAGCGCACGAATCGGGGGATCGGGGGATCGGTGATCATTCTCTGCCCTCCAACAACACCGCACTCActcaaaaatagtttttgtgTCGAATGTTAATGAACTTTTGCGCTAGTTTAACGCACAGCCAGCCGAATAAACATTCAGACACAATAACAACGAAAGCCGATAAAGTTTTTTGAACCTGCCTTCACCGAAACTTTTGTATTTCAACATTTGCTTCTCGTGCTCATTCTGTTTTTTGGGAGGGTTTCTTATAAATGTTCGCTTGTTGAAGGTGGAAACTGGTCGTTGGCTTTCTATAGATGGACTGCTCAAAATATATCCCTGAGATTTTGTAGCCTCTAAACGTATAGTTGCCGCAATTGTTAGTTAATTGGTATGCTAAGTGTGGCAAGCAAGTTGGACTTTGGTACTTTAAAGAATAATAACTATAAGACTGCGATAAGAACTATCAGAACTTATTGCCTAATTCGTTGCATTTATGACTCAAATGCTAGAATCTTATCAATGAAAACCCAACTAATTACATCACTTAAATGAAATCACTTCAGAGTTCAAAGTTTATTCAATGcttgtatatgtacatattttcaattagtCTGAAATAATAAACGTCGCAGATAACTTAGATACCAATGAAATTTCCCTGAGCTCGGGGAAATTTTGGTGCTCCATAAAAGAGAATGTCATCGGAAAAGTCCGAAACCACtcaaactcaaaaaaaaaagaaacactcgaaaATTTCCCTTGTCATCGCACTCAAACATTTTCCAATTGAGGGAAATTTCAGATCCAATGGGACCATTCTTGTTGGTGGTGGTTGATTTTTCCGTGACAGGGTTTGAGGCAGATTTTTCGGGAACTCACCCACCAGTCTCCGTTACACCATCGAACCGAAAACCTCGGGAGCGGCGATGTGAACATAATCTGAATCCCATTCTACTCCGTTAAGTGTTGTTTGTACGGGTgttgtgcgtgtgcgtgtgcttgtgtgtgtgtgtgtgtgtgtggtccACACCTCGAAAATGACCGACTTTTCAATGAACGATATTTTGAGATCATTCAGAAAAATGCGTATGAACAAGGGCTCGGGCCAGGGCGGTCAGCACCACCAATACCGCAATCAtcagcaccaacagcagccTCCGCAAAATATGCAACACTACCAACACACCTATCCCGTGCAACAGTCGAAGGACTTGAAGAAAATCATCAAAATCATCAAGAAGAACCTGATCAAGGAGAAAATCACGCGTCAAATGAAAATCCTTGTCTAAAAATGTCATGAGACGAgctaaatgaatgaataaatcTTAAGACTGCTGATATACAAATCGAGGGACTGATACTGAAAAACTGACACGAGTTCAGCGCTAAAGTCTGATTTTGTAAACTCAAATCAATGAATAAATTTACAAGTATACACATTGAATAAGAAAAGATCTCTTCAAACTTATAAACTATATTATAAATTAGACTTGCTTACAATTGAATGATTTGACTTGAACAATCAAAAAGTATTATTAGGAGGAAAACCTGTATGGAGCAGTAGCAAGATGACTGAAAGCAAGAATGATACAAAATCTTGGGCACCCAAACAAATTTGGATTAAGGATGTTCTCAAGAAATCGGGCACGGAACTGCTCGATATATCCAAGAGTCCCGCAAAGGCTGTTGCCGTCAAAAAATCGCCGGCGAAAGGTAATTGAGATGCTTTTCCTAAAAATTCAGACCGAAAAAGTTCCCTCACGAcgccattttgttttggtatacgcaatttttgttttgggggAAGTTGTGGGGTTCGTTCATACTatcataacaaaaaaaaaaaaaaatacaacagcGCGACTGATACAGAAAGTGCGAGCGAGCAGGATGGCAACGGGAAATGCCGGTTGGAAACCGTACGATTCGTAATGCTATCTCCCAAATATCCCAAGTGGGACATTTTCGAGGCAGGGTTCTCAATGaaatttttcccatttcctcTGGCTCTCACTCTCCTGCGCCTTCGCTTTTCCTCCCCCCATAAGCTCTCGCTAGGTTTTCCTTATTTTGGAAAACCCCGGCCGGCAATAACAGAAAGTGCGTAGCACAAATTCACGGGGTGGGTTTTCCCCTTTACGCCCTTTTTTCCTTTGGCTCTTACGAGACTTTTCCTAACCACCCGTATTGCACTTTCTATCTGCTTCCGTGTTTTTCCTGAGACGCAGATTGTGAATTGATGGGGGGCAAAGGAGTTAGACCTTATACTATGGTTAAGCTGGCTTTGTAGAaccacaaaaaccaaacaatagGTTGCTAATATAACTAATAAGCAGTAtctaatttataatttcttgtATTATTACTTAAGTCTATTTAGAACCAACTATTTTGGTCAGGTATCAAACTAGTTAACTATGGTCAAAAATCTAATGCGGCTCCTTCTTTTTCGCCCTCTTCCAGATTCAGCCACAACCAAAATGGTTTACTATTCCGCCAACCAGCTGCTTATAAAAACGGAACAATCTAGTCAGGCGCAGTTCTGCCTCCAGGTTCCGCCTCCACTAACAGCGACGACCACGAGCGTGGGCCTAGGAGTTCCGCCATCCGGCGGCCAACAGGAGCACTTCGAGCTGCTGCAGACGCCGCAGCAGcgacaaatgcaactgcagctacaggaccagcaccagcaggagcagcagcagtttgTCAGCTACCAACTGGCCATCCAGCAGCatcagaagcagcaacaacagcagcaacatgaaaGTATTACGAACGCAGCACCCACAGCAGCTCCATCAGCCCAGCGGATCAAGACAGAGCCCGTCGGCGGATTCCCAGCGTCGGCAGCCGTGGTGTCGCAGGTGCGCAAGCCCAGCGCCAGCAAACCGCAATTCAAGTGCGACCAGTGTGGCATGACCTTTGGCAGCAAGTCCGCCCACACCTCACACACCAAGTCGCACTCGAAGAACCAAGATCTGTCGCTTAATGGCGCCTCTGGAGCCGGCGTTGCTGCGCCCGTCTCAACCGCGGCCATCGAGCTCAATGATGCCGGTCTGCCGGTGGGCATTCCCAAGAGCCCCACCATCAAGCCGCTGGCCAACGTGGCCGCCGGAGCAGATCCCTATCAGTGCAATGTTTGCCAGAAAACATTCGCCGTACCCGCCAGGCTGGTAAGTGTCACGAAAACAGAGATTTGAAATATTTGGACCACCATATCAGTGATATTAATAAGTAATATATCTCCTTCGCTTTTAGATCCGCCACTACCGCACCCACACTGGTGAACGGCCATTCGAGTGCGAGTTCTGCCACAAGCTGTTCAGCGTGAAGGAGAACCTCCAGGTGCACCGGCGCATCCACACGAAGGAGCGTCCGTACAAGTGTGACGTCTGTGGACGGGCATTCGAACACTCCGGGAAGCTGCACCGCCACATGCGCATTCACACCGGCGAGCGGCCACACAAGTGCTCCGTGTGCGAGAAGACATTCATCCAGTCCGGCCAGCTGGTGATCCATATGCGCACGCACACCGGCGAGAAGCCGTACAAGTGCCCGGAGCCGGGATGCGGCAAAGGTTTCACCTGCTCCAAGCAGCTCAAGGTGCACTCGCGAACGCACACGGGCGAGAAGCCCTACCACTGTGACATCTGCTTCCGGGACTTTGGCTACAATCATGTGCTGAAACTGCATCGCGTCCAGCACTACGGCTCCAAGTGCTACAAGTGCACCATCTGCGACGAGACGTTCAAGAACAAGAAGGAGATGGAGGCCCACATCAAGGGCCATGCCAACGAAGTACCCGACGACGAAGCGGAGGCGGCGGCTGCGtcggcagcagcatcaacgTCCGCAGGCTCCTCCGCCGGATCGCCGTCCTTGCAAGGAGTCAGCAGCAACTCCGAGAGCAGCAACCACTCGCCGCCCAGCTCGCCACCGGCCACAAAGAAACCTCGCCAGGCTCGCCAGCCGCGCGTTTCCAAAACCGTTGCAGCCACCCTTTCCATCCCTACCTCCTCGCCGCTCTCGCCCAGCTCACTCAGCTCCACATACTCGCCATCGGCCAGCAGCATGGCCTCGCCACCACCCACATCGGCCCACTACCTGCCCGTCCAGATGGAGGCGGATGCCTTGAGCCGGGACAGCGGCGTGTCCAGCGCCCAGCCCGCCCACAGCACCTATGCAGACGAGGAGCCCACAGATTTGAGCATGCAACAGGTCCAGGGTCAGCTGCCAGAAAGCACTGTGGACTACTACCAGGCACCGCCAAGTCTACTCGAACTGCAGCCACAACCCGCTGGTCTAACCATCAATCCTGCCCTGCTTGAAGCGGCCAGCATTGCGCGTCGCCATGACGACAACGATGACCAGGTGCAGGATGAGGATGTGCACGCAGCCGCCTGGCAAATGATGCAGTTGTGCCGCGGCCACGGCTCCTTACCCCCAACGGAGCAGCCGGCGCCAAGCCACCAGCCACAGGTGCCCACTCTGCACGTCAGCGATCTAGCGGCTAACTACGATGACACCCATGAAGCCACCGTGCTGATCGAGCACTTCAAGCGTGGTGATCTCGCTCGCCACGGGCTGCACAAGGGCTATGCACCAGTGCCCAAATATGAGTGAGTATTTTGGTCCCCCAAGCCGGATGCTTGTGTTTTTGTCTAAGAGTATAACTAAATCGAATTGCTTACTATTCCCAT
The sequence above is a segment of the Drosophila melanogaster chromosome 2L genome. Coding sequences within it:
- the CG45075 gene encoding uncharacterized protein, with protein sequence MTDFSMNDILRSFRKMRMNKGSGQGGQHHQYRNHQHQQQPPQNMQHYQHTYPVQQSKDLKKIIKIIKKNLIKEKITRQMKILV
- the Kr-h1 gene encoding kruppel homolog 1, isoform B; this encodes MTESKNDTKSWAPKQIWIKDVLKKSGTELLDISKSPAKAVAVKKSPAKDSATTKMVYYSANQLLIKTEQSSQAQFCLQVPPPLTATTTSVGLGVPPSGGQQEHFELLQTPQQRQMQLQLQDQHQQEQQQFVSYQLAIQQHQKQQQQQQHESITNAAPTAAPSAQRIKTEPVGGFPASAAVVSQVRKPSASKPQFKCDQCGMTFGSKSAHTSHTKSHSKNQDLSLNGASGAGVAAPVSTAAIELNDAGLPVGIPKSPTIKPLANVAAGADPYQCNVCQKTFAVPARLIRHYRTHTGERPFECEFCHKLFSVKENLQVHRRIHTKERPYKCDVCGRAFEHSGKLHRHMRIHTGERPHKCSVCEKTFIQSGQLVIHMRTHTGEKPYKCPEPGCGKGFTCSKQLKVHSRTHTGEKPYHCDICFRDFGYNHVLKLHRVQHYGSKCYKCTICDETFKNKKEMEAHIKGHANEVPDDEAEAAAASAAASTSAGSSAGSPSLQGVSSNSESSNHSPPSSPPATKKPRQARQPRVSKTVAATLSIPTSSPLSPSSLSSTYSPSASSMASPPPTSAHYLPVQMEADALSRDSGVSSAQPAHSTYADEEPTDLSMQQVQGQLPESTVDYYQAPPSLLELQPQPAGLTINPALLEAASIARRHDDNDDQVQDEDVHAAAWQMMQLCRGHGSLPPTEQPAPSHQPQVPTLHVSDLAANYDDTHEATVLIEHFKRGDLARHGLHKGYAPVPKYESALPNPDVVRRVEAAIGLRSSTESPERSSSPESDSLMMADRNVMTLPLRKRKHYMNKGDDGQVDSEKASGDGTSAAGGAASVGAGDGPGSKVMRMSSVIQFAKAS
- the Kr-h1 gene encoding kruppel homolog 1, isoform A, with protein sequence MVYYSANQLLIKTEQSSQAQFCLQVPPPLTATTTSVGLGVPPSGGQQEHFELLQTPQQRQMQLQLQDQHQQEQQQFVSYQLAIQQHQKQQQQQQHESITNAAPTAAPSAQRIKTEPVGGFPASAAVVSQVRKPSASKPQFKCDQCGMTFGSKSAHTSHTKSHSKNQDLSLNGASGAGVAAPVSTAAIELNDAGLPVGIPKSPTIKPLANVAAGADPYQCNVCQKTFAVPARLIRHYRTHTGERPFECEFCHKLFSVKENLQVHRRIHTKERPYKCDVCGRAFEHSGKLHRHMRIHTGERPHKCSVCEKTFIQSGQLVIHMRTHTGEKPYKCPEPGCGKGFTCSKQLKVHSRTHTGEKPYHCDICFRDFGYNHVLKLHRVQHYGSKCYKCTICDETFKNKKEMEAHIKGHANEVPDDEAEAAAASAAASTSAGSSAGSPSLQGVSSNSESSNHSPPSSPPATKKPRQARQPRVSKTVAATLSIPTSSPLSPSSLSSTYSPSASSMASPPPTSAHYLPVQMEADALSRDSGVSSAQPAHSTYADEEPTDLSMQQVQGQLPESTVDYYQAPPSLLELQPQPAGLTINPALLEAASIARRHDDNDDQVQDEDVHAAAWQMMQLCRGHGSLPPTEQPAPSHQPQVPTLHVSDLAANYDDTHEATVLIEHFKRGDLARHGLHKGYAPVPKYESALPNPDVVRRVEAAIGLRSSTESPERSSSPESDSLMMADRNVMTLPLRKRKHYMNKGDDGQVDSEKASGDGTSAAGGAASVGAGDGPGSKVMRMSSVIQFAKAS